One segment of Alkaliphilus flagellatus DNA contains the following:
- a CDS encoding ParA family protein produces MGNKVTAIVNQKGGVGKTTTTLNLGYALAQMGSKVLLIDFDPQGSLTVSLGYKADNKPGIQTIMSDAIEEKEIEKDCIIQVNENLHLIPANLQLAGIEMTLVNVMCKEQILKSAIEFIKEDYDYILIDCSPSLGTLTINALAACDSIIIPVTPEFLSAKGLGDLTATIKKTKKRINPTIKIEGILMTMLNERTNLSKEMIKTVNESADYIKDKFNLDMKIFDSKIPVSVKAGEAILNRKSIIEYDPKNKVSEAYQRFAKELILND; encoded by the coding sequence GTGGGAAATAAAGTAACTGCAATAGTAAATCAAAAAGGTGGAGTAGGAAAAACTACAACAACCTTAAATTTAGGTTATGCTTTAGCACAGATGGGTAGCAAGGTATTACTTATAGATTTTGACCCACAAGGAAGTTTAACTGTTTCTTTAGGATATAAAGCTGACAATAAGCCAGGTATTCAAACTATCATGTCAGATGCTATAGAAGAGAAAGAAATAGAAAAAGATTGCATTATACAAGTTAATGAAAATCTTCACCTAATACCTGCTAATCTACAACTAGCAGGTATTGAAATGACCTTAGTAAATGTTATGTGTAAAGAGCAAATACTAAAATCAGCTATAGAGTTTATAAAGGAAGATTATGATTATATATTAATAGATTGTTCACCTTCATTGGGAACCCTTACAATTAATGCTCTAGCAGCTTGTGATAGTATAATTATTCCAGTAACCCCTGAGTTTTTATCAGCTAAAGGCTTAGGGGATTTAACAGCTACAATAAAAAAGACTAAGAAGAGGATAAATCCTACCATCAAAATTGAAGGTATTTTAATGACCATGTTAAATGAGAGGACTAATTTATCTAAGGAAATGATAAAAACTGTAAATGAAAGTGCGGATTACATAAAGGATAAATTTAATTTAGATATGAAAATATTTGATAGTAAAATACCAGTCTCTGTTAAGGCTGGAGAGGCAATTTTAAACAGGAAAAGCATAATAGAATATGATCCTAAGAATAAGGTTTCAGAAGCATATCAAAGATTCGCTAAGGAGCTGATTTTAAATGATTGA
- a CDS encoding HEPN/Toprim-associated domain-containing protein: protein MGSYATLTVGKYDLLLSKNCLADYLLIIFNKNDKVIEKDYYDDGEEYFRYMYKTSVKKAKQCLDILGYTLKNSKTRFDEYKCQLEFKLELDYEDNYEEAYKKFSYETWSKTVIDVANDLVQNGINYERIRRSLKNTSKIEDIDRYIILRSLEYDDESYFGMPYEMDPWFTIRIILESISDEAEIILDYTGLVDGGWYDSDHEIESFYDTKIIIMTEGKSDSKIISKSLEIMYPHLYHFYYFMDFDISKAQGSTNFLTHYIKAFIGAGISSQIIALFDNDAAAHNEILNFEKMEIPSNIKILTLPDIEIANDYPTIGPFNNQNANINGLACSIELFLGKNVLCDEDGKLVPVIWKGYIDRINKYQGEITNKDQVQQKFLHVIDQIKNKSLPAEDHDWSAMEKLLQMIFNAFQ from the coding sequence ATGGGTTCATATGCTACATTGACAGTTGGAAAGTATGATTTGTTACTAAGCAAGAATTGTCTAGCAGACTATTTGTTGATTATATTCAATAAAAACGATAAGGTTATTGAAAAAGACTATTATGATGATGGGGAAGAATACTTCCGGTATATGTACAAAACTAGTGTTAAGAAAGCAAAACAATGTTTAGATATTTTAGGATACACATTAAAAAATTCTAAGACACGTTTTGATGAATATAAATGCCAATTAGAATTCAAATTGGAATTAGATTATGAAGATAATTATGAAGAAGCGTATAAGAAATTTTCTTATGAAACATGGTCAAAGACTGTTATTGATGTCGCAAATGATTTAGTACAAAACGGAATTAATTATGAAAGAATTAGACGAAGTTTGAAAAATACAAGCAAGATTGAAGATATTGACAGATATATCATTTTAAGATCATTAGAATATGATGATGAATCGTATTTTGGAATGCCGTATGAGATGGATCCGTGGTTTACAATTAGAATAATACTTGAGAGCATATCTGATGAAGCAGAAATTATTTTAGATTATACTGGTTTAGTTGATGGAGGGTGGTACGACTCAGACCATGAGATCGAAAGTTTTTATGATACCAAGATTATAATTATGACTGAAGGGAAAAGTGATTCGAAAATTATATCAAAATCATTAGAGATAATGTATCCGCATTTGTATCATTTTTATTATTTTATGGATTTTGATATATCTAAAGCTCAAGGCAGTACTAACTTTTTAACCCATTATATTAAAGCTTTTATTGGCGCAGGAATTAGTAGCCAGATAATAGCTCTATTTGATAATGATGCTGCAGCTCATAATGAAATTTTAAATTTTGAAAAAATGGAAATTCCATCTAATATTAAGATCTTGACATTGCCAGATATTGAAATAGCAAATGATTACCCTACAATTGGTCCGTTTAATAATCAAAATGCAAATATTAATGGTTTGGCTTGTAGTATTGAGCTTTTTTTAGGTAAGAATGTTTTATGTGATGAAGATGGGAAATTAGTACCTGTAATATGGAAAGGATATATAGACAGAATTAATAAATATCAAGGAGAAATAACAAATAAGGATCAAGTCCAACAAAAATTTCTTCATGTTATAGATCAAATAAAAAATAAGTCACTACCAGCGGAAGATCATGATTGGAGTGCAATGGAAAAATTATTACAAATGATTTTTAATGCATTCCAGTAA
- a CDS encoding superoxide dismutase family protein, whose translation MYTLPHGNHAGDFPVLFSNDGVARMWFYTNKFNVEDVVGKTIIIHESPDDYRTQPAGNSGKRLACGVIRWY comes from the coding sequence ATGTATACTCTCCCTCACGGAAATCATGCAGGAGACTTCCCTGTCTTATTTTCCAATGATGGGGTAGCAAGAATGTGGTTTTATACTAATAAATTTAATGTAGAAGATGTTGTAGGAAAAACAATTATAATTCATGAAAGTCCCGATGACTATCGAACACAGCCTGCCGGTAATTCGGGTAAAAGGTTGGCTTGTGGAGTAATTAGATGGTACTAA
- a CDS encoding HD domain-containing protein translates to MNRLEEIRKIVDSILMEQPDLEERRCGFVHLYGVSCNCSLLALKRGMNAELCAIAGMLHDISSYKTGYSADHSKLSSVEARKILNESNYFEGDEIDIICSSISNHSNKHNVDGVYDEILKDADVLQHYLYNTNFQIIEHEKNRLNNLFKELGINL, encoded by the coding sequence ATGAATAGATTAGAAGAGATTCGCAAGATTGTTGATAGTATTTTGATGGAACAACCTGACTTGGAAGAAAGACGATGTGGTTTTGTTCACTTGTACGGTGTATCTTGTAATTGTAGTTTACTTGCACTTAAACGTGGAATGAATGCCGAATTATGTGCAATTGCAGGAATGTTGCACGACATATCAAGTTATAAAACTGGTTATAGTGCTGACCACTCAAAGTTAAGTTCTGTTGAAGCGAGAAAAATTCTAAATGAGAGTAACTATTTTGAGGGGGATGAAATTGACATTATTTGTAGTTCAATATCTAACCATAGTAACAAACATAATGTAGATGGTGTTTATGACGAAATACTCAAAGACGCAGATGTACTCCAACATTACTTATATAATACAAATTTTCAAATTATAGAACATGAGAAGAATAGATTGAATAATTTATTTAAAGAGTTAGGGATTAACTTGTAG
- a CDS encoding VWA domain-containing protein, with product MFIQRGYRTKLGDIHAPIKIDFHIAGPSEYDISCFGVDKNELLYDDSYMIFYNQLKSPDGAICMNGTSFNVNLDKLPSDVVKLVFTISIDGDGTMGMIHQINVKLSQLHQEDLVLNLTGSNFKDQKAIIAIEIYNKNEWRMNAVANGFNGGLSQLLKAYGGVEEEDVQAIPSTLASPISVIPTPTSKVSLEKKLEKNAPQLVNLAKPLKVALEKNKVPDIVAKVALILDISGSMTKIYKNRTVQSIVNKILPLAIQFDDNEELDFWYYGSRPKRMEAVTMSNYYNAVPVNYKPLMESLGYGNYEPAVMREIIEEYRTSSIPAYIIFITDGGVGSKREIKNLMIEASKYPIFWQFVGISGFGYGILKQLDTIKDRFVDNANFFALDDFNKVTDDELYDRLLKEFPSWLTEAKNKGIIR from the coding sequence ATGTTTATACAAAGAGGTTATCGGACAAAACTAGGAGATATTCATGCGCCTATCAAGATTGACTTTCATATAGCTGGACCATCAGAATACGATATTAGTTGCTTTGGGGTTGATAAGAATGAACTATTATACGATGATAGTTATATGATTTTTTATAATCAATTAAAATCGCCAGATGGAGCAATTTGTATGAATGGAACTTCATTTAATGTAAATTTAGATAAATTACCTTCTGATGTTGTTAAGCTTGTGTTTACAATCAGTATTGATGGTGATGGAACTATGGGTATGATCCATCAAATTAATGTGAAACTATCACAACTTCATCAGGAAGATTTAGTGTTAAATTTGACAGGTAGTAATTTTAAAGATCAAAAGGCGATTATTGCTATTGAAATATATAATAAAAATGAATGGCGAATGAACGCTGTGGCAAATGGCTTTAATGGTGGACTTTCTCAACTATTAAAAGCATATGGTGGGGTTGAGGAAGAAGATGTTCAAGCTATACCTTCCACTTTAGCATCACCAATTTCAGTTATACCAACGCCCACTTCAAAGGTTTCACTAGAAAAAAAATTAGAAAAAAATGCCCCGCAGCTTGTAAATTTGGCAAAACCTCTAAAAGTAGCTTTGGAAAAAAACAAGGTTCCTGATATTGTTGCCAAAGTTGCACTTATACTTGATATTTCTGGATCAATGACCAAGATATATAAAAATAGAACAGTTCAGTCAATTGTTAATAAAATATTGCCTTTGGCCATACAATTTGATGATAACGAAGAGTTGGATTTTTGGTATTATGGCTCCAGACCTAAAAGGATGGAAGCGGTTACTATGTCCAACTACTATAATGCAGTTCCAGTGAATTATAAACCTTTAATGGAGTCTCTAGGATATGGAAACTATGAACCTGCTGTTATGAGAGAAATTATCGAAGAATACCGTACTAGCTCTATACCTGCCTATATTATATTTATTACTGATGGAGGCGTTGGATCTAAAAGGGAAATTAAGAATTTAATGATAGAAGCATCAAAATATCCTATCTTTTGGCAGTTTGTCGGAATTAGCGGTTTCGGATATGGGATATTAAAACAATTGGATACAATTAAAGATAGATTTGTGGATAATGCTAATTTTTTTGCCCTAGATGATTTTAACAAAGTTACGGATGATGAGTTGTATGATCGCTTATTAAAGGAATTTCCAAGCTGGCTAACTGAGGCAAAGAATAAAGGAATTATTAGATAG
- a CDS encoding MBL fold metallo-hydrolase, which produces MKLTKINDKVYYIPNVTNIGCILNGDDAILIDTGLEDHTGKKILNILEKEGISVKAIINTHSHADHCGGNAYIKKQTNALIYAPEIEDTIITYPYLEPLYLFSGASPIKELKKKFYMAKQSKVDYIIKHNENYLYINDLKLRIIPLPGHSPNQIGIEVDDVLFCGDTVVGVDILSKHKIPFNMDLNKQRESLNFLKATKYSYYVPSHGSLYEDIEQTVEANINTINEIDESILNIVSKQKTIQEISQDLFNIYGIQINNIGQYCLLNTVIMAHISYLSEIQKIEKFIDNNLIYWIKKN; this is translated from the coding sequence ATGAAACTCACAAAAATAAATGATAAAGTATACTATATTCCAAATGTTACGAATATCGGCTGTATTTTAAATGGAGATGATGCTATTTTAATAGATACAGGTTTAGAAGATCATACAGGAAAGAAAATACTTAATATTTTAGAAAAAGAAGGCATAAGTGTAAAGGCAATCATTAATACCCATTCTCATGCAGACCATTGTGGAGGGAATGCTTATATTAAAAAGCAGACTAATGCATTAATTTATGCTCCAGAAATAGAGGATACCATAATAACCTACCCCTATTTAGAACCGCTATATCTGTTTTCTGGGGCAAGTCCAATTAAAGAATTAAAGAAAAAATTTTATATGGCTAAACAATCAAAAGTGGACTATATTATAAAACATAATGAAAATTATTTATATATAAACGATTTGAAATTAAGAATAATACCACTACCAGGACATTCACCGAATCAAATTGGAATTGAAGTGGACGATGTCTTGTTCTGTGGAGATACTGTCGTTGGCGTTGACATACTGAGTAAGCATAAAATTCCATTCAACATGGACCTTAATAAACAGAGAGAGAGCCTCAATTTTTTAAAAGCTACCAAATATAGTTACTATGTACCTTCTCATGGATCATTATATGAGGATATAGAACAAACTGTGGAAGCAAATATCAATACAATAAATGAAATTGATGAAAGTATATTGAACATTGTAAGTAAACAGAAGACGATTCAGGAAATAAGTCAAGATTTGTTTAATATATATGGAATTCAAATAAATAATATTGGGCAGTATTGTTTATTGAATACAGTAATAATGGCACACATAAGCTATCTATCAGAAATTCAAAAGATTGAAAAATTCATTGATAACAATCTAATCTATTGGATAAAGAAAAATTAG
- a CDS encoding helix-turn-helix domain-containing protein, which yields MENLKNFQFRYAVYDNALNIHNHSYAQMLFPIEGNLYIETGKQHINLQAEDIFFLPPNCRHIFAANGDNTFLVLDIPLYMIYKDDMNKINGGIRILPNEKWKAIKFLLLNEINGENASHQSILDLFRYSYNMLLLDTLPNSIRYIHEHFNEIINLDILAKIENYSIAYYCEWFKKQTGVTLTNYIKKLRVSKAKDLLLNTNYSILQIAQQVGYEHHSSLTRVFLEYEKLTPKEYRKSIQKPVK from the coding sequence ATGGAGAATCTAAAAAATTTTCAATTTAGATATGCAGTATATGATAATGCTCTAAATATTCATAACCATTCTTATGCACAGATGTTGTTTCCAATTGAGGGCAATCTTTACATAGAGACAGGAAAGCAGCATATAAACCTGCAAGCAGAGGATATCTTTTTTTTACCACCTAATTGTCGACATATTTTTGCTGCTAATGGGGACAATACATTTTTAGTTCTAGATATCCCATTATATATGATTTATAAAGATGATATGAATAAGATAAATGGAGGAATACGTATTTTACCTAATGAAAAATGGAAGGCGATTAAATTCTTACTTTTAAATGAAATTAATGGAGAGAATGCTAGTCATCAATCCATTCTAGACTTATTTCGCTATTCTTATAACATGCTTTTATTGGACACTCTTCCGAATTCAATTAGATATATACATGAACATTTTAATGAAATTATAAATTTAGATATTTTAGCTAAGATTGAAAATTACAGTATCGCTTACTACTGTGAATGGTTTAAGAAACAAACAGGGGTTACATTAACTAATTATATTAAGAAATTAAGAGTATCAAAGGCAAAAGATTTATTATTAAATACAAATTATTCCATACTACAAATTGCTCAGCAGGTTGGTTATGAGCACCATTCATCTTTAACAAGAGTATTTTTGGAATACGAGAAATTGACTCCTAAAGAATATAGGAAAAGTATCCAAAAACCTGTTAAGTAA
- a CDS encoding GrpB family protein, with product MWKSLSEMSLEELWKLFPVILKEHNPIWKDWYLQEKKLLMSAIGSQNIERINHIGSTAVNALIAKPTIDILLEITEDSDLKFLVSVIEENGYIFEKQPQKPAPHMMFVKGYKENGFAEKVFHLNVRYLGDWDELYFRDYLRLYADIAQEYGELKISLKGKYEHDRDGYTEAKTEFISKYTTIAKIEFNNKYNPS from the coding sequence GTGTGGAAAAGTTTATCAGAGATGTCACTCGAAGAATTGTGGAAACTGTTTCCAGTGATATTGAAAGAACATAATCCGATATGGAAAGATTGGTATTTGCAAGAAAAAAAGTTACTTATGAGTGCTATTGGGAGTCAAAATATCGAACGAATAAATCACATTGGAAGTACTGCTGTTAATGCATTAATTGCAAAGCCAACAATAGATATATTGCTTGAAATAACAGAAGATTCCGATTTGAAGTTTTTGGTAAGTGTGATAGAGGAAAATGGGTATATTTTTGAAAAGCAACCGCAGAAACCAGCACCACATATGATGTTTGTGAAAGGTTATAAAGAGAATGGATTTGCTGAGAAGGTATTTCATCTTAATGTAAGGTATTTAGGCGATTGGGATGAATTGTATTTTAGGGATTACTTGCGATTGTATGCAGATATTGCTCAAGAGTATGGAGAATTAAAAATAAGCCTTAAAGGTAAATATGAACACGATAGAGACGGCTATACTGAAGCAAAAACGGAGTTTATTAGCAAGTATACTACTATTGCAAAAATAGAGTTTAATAATAAATACAACCCAAGCTAA
- a CDS encoding EamA family transporter: MNRRDLTRALLVVTVWGANFTVIKLGLSGVPPMLLVALRYTFAAIPAIAFVKRPAVGWRYIVAYGMTVGVGQFACLFYAMNIGMPAGVASVVLQSQAFFTLLFAAILLKETLKGMQVIGLLTAGLGLYFIGGNVGSNGLSSIPLGPFLLTLLGAAFWGISNIIVRYASKQSESRGEKLDMLSLVVWSSLVPPLPLMAFAMMLDTPKTLLNAVINLNVLSVFAVIYLAFCATLFGFYTWSMLLAKYPAGKVAPLSLLVPITGLITSQIVLGEQLSKMQWLGGIVILLGLIISNFGGSLIKRVSKTKGT, translated from the coding sequence ATGAATAGACGGGATTTAACACGTGCCTTATTAGTTGTAACAGTATGGGGAGCTAATTTCACAGTAATTAAATTAGGGCTTAGTGGTGTGCCACCTATGTTGCTGGTTGCTTTACGATATACCTTCGCTGCCATACCCGCAATAGCTTTTGTAAAACGTCCAGCAGTAGGGTGGCGTTACATTGTTGCTTATGGAATGACCGTGGGGGTTGGGCAATTTGCTTGTTTGTTCTATGCAATGAATATAGGAATGCCAGCTGGTGTTGCTTCCGTTGTCCTGCAATCTCAGGCTTTCTTTACACTTTTATTTGCTGCAATATTATTAAAGGAAACATTAAAAGGAATGCAAGTGATAGGTCTTTTAACAGCTGGACTTGGACTTTATTTTATAGGCGGAAATGTTGGAAGTAATGGATTATCCTCAATTCCTCTTGGACCATTTTTATTAACACTCCTTGGAGCTGCTTTTTGGGGGATTTCAAACATAATAGTAAGATATGCTTCGAAACAAAGTGAGTCCCGTGGGGAAAAGCTGGATATGTTGAGTCTGGTGGTATGGTCAAGTCTCGTACCTCCACTCCCCCTTATGGCTTTTGCTATGATGTTGGACACACCAAAAACATTATTGAATGCAGTGATTAATTTGAATGTCCTATCTGTGTTTGCTGTGATTTATCTGGCTTTTTGTGCAACATTATTTGGTTTTTACACATGGAGTATGTTGCTTGCAAAGTATCCTGCTGGCAAAGTAGCTCCACTTTCCCTTCTTGTACCTATAACTGGACTTATTACATCACAGATTGTTCTTGGTGAACAGCTTTCAAAAATGCAATGGTTAGGCGGTATTGTAATACTTCTGGGGTTAATAATATCTAATTTTGGGGGTTCGCTAATTAAGCGCGTTTCTAAGACAAAAGGTACATAA
- a CDS encoding VOC family protein: protein MVQSIIHIALVVKDYDEAIEFYTKKLNFTLIEDTYQPEQDKRWVVVSPPGSVGTTILLAKASKIEQESFIGNQSGGRVFLFLNTDDFWRDYNEMLSKGIEFVRDPKDQSYGIVAVFKDLYGNLWDLVQLKEGHPILKRIK, encoded by the coding sequence ATGGTTCAATCAATTATTCATATAGCTTTAGTAGTAAAAGATTATGATGAGGCAATAGAATTTTATACTAAGAAGCTTAATTTTACATTAATTGAAGATACTTATCAGCCGGAACAAGATAAACGTTGGGTAGTAGTATCTCCACCTGGTTCAGTCGGAACTACGATATTACTTGCAAAAGCCTCTAAAATTGAACAAGAGTCATTTATTGGTAACCAGTCAGGTGGTAGAGTTTTTCTATTTTTAAACACTGATGATTTTTGGAGAGATTATAATGAAATGCTTTCAAAGGGAATAGAATTTGTGAGAGATCCAAAAGACCAATCTTATGGAATAGTCGCAGTATTTAAGGATTTATATGGAAATTTATGGGATTTAGTACAGCTGAAAGAAGGTCATCCAATTTTGAAACGAATTAAGTAG
- a CDS encoding LPS biosynthesis protein, with product MIIDNNPKEKEAMEAFHRGQRSLGYKLQDEFVAELRESIGKVDHCTCEKACKYHGKCIECVAIHRAHRDHLPNCFRSMVNERIEKLSGLTEHSIVEQIKK from the coding sequence ATGATTATTGATAATAATCCAAAAGAAAAAGAAGCCATGGAGGCATTTCACAGAGGCCAACGCTCACTTGGTTATAAACTTCAAGATGAATTTGTAGCAGAATTAAGAGAAAGTATAGGAAAAGTAGACCATTGTACCTGCGAAAAAGCATGTAAGTATCATGGGAAATGCATAGAATGTGTTGCTATACACAGAGCACACAGAGATCATCTTCCGAATTGCTTTAGAAGTATGGTTAATGAAAGGATTGAAAAACTTTCTGGATTAACAGAACACAGCATTGTAGAACAAATAAAAAAATAG
- a CDS encoding S66 family peptidase, whose product MLKLVKPQRLNRGDKIATVSLSWGGAGDTDLLWRYNLGKKRLQEQFGLEVVEMPNTLKGSDYLYYHPEKRAEDLMAAFSDTSIKAIFSCIGGDESIRMLPYIDFNIIKNNPKIFIGYSDTTITHFMCLKANLSSFYGASILAELAENIKVFDYTAHWLEKVLFDPSPIGVIPATKEWTGERIEWSEINASIAKTMVKNQGYEFLQGNGVIQGHLIGGCIEVMEMIKGTSLWPSNDIFEDAILFFETSEEMPEPNYIEYWLRNYGSQGILQKLKGIIFGKPYQERYYKEYKNSIMKIVTELGLYHLPIVYNMSFGHNEPMICLPYGATAEIDCDKKTFSILESGVV is encoded by the coding sequence ATGCTAAAACTAGTAAAACCACAAAGATTAAACCGAGGTGATAAGATAGCTACAGTAAGCCTATCATGGGGTGGTGCTGGTGATACAGATTTACTATGGAGATATAATTTAGGGAAAAAGAGATTACAAGAGCAGTTTGGTTTAGAGGTTGTAGAAATGCCAAACACTTTAAAAGGGTCTGATTATTTATACTATCACCCAGAAAAACGCGCGGAAGATTTAATGGCAGCTTTTTCTGACACATCTATAAAAGCAATTTTTTCCTGTATTGGTGGCGATGAAAGTATACGAATGTTGCCATATATCGACTTTAATATCATAAAAAATAATCCTAAAATATTTATAGGGTATTCTGATACAACTATTACACATTTTATGTGTCTTAAAGCAAATCTGTCAAGTTTCTACGGCGCATCTATTCTTGCAGAATTAGCAGAAAACATTAAAGTGTTTGACTATACTGCTCATTGGTTAGAAAAAGTTTTATTTGACCCTTCTCCAATTGGAGTAATACCAGCCACTAAGGAATGGACTGGAGAGAGAATAGAATGGAGTGAAATCAATGCCTCCATTGCAAAAACTATGGTAAAAAATCAAGGATATGAATTTTTGCAAGGCAACGGTGTGATTCAAGGGCATTTGATTGGTGGGTGCATTGAAGTAATGGAGATGATAAAAGGTACTTCGCTATGGCCATCCAATGACATATTTGAAGATGCTATTCTATTCTTTGAAACATCAGAAGAAATGCCAGAACCAAATTATATAGAATATTGGCTTAGAAATTATGGTAGCCAAGGTATATTGCAAAAATTAAAGGGAATAATTTTTGGGAAACCATATCAAGAAAGATATTATAAAGAATACAAGAATTCAATCATGAAGATTGTAACAGAATTAGGACTTTATCATTTACCCATTGTGTATAATATGTCCTTTGGTCATAATGAACCTATGATATGTTTACCCTATGGTGCAACGGCAGAAATTGATTGTGATAAGAAGACTTTTTCCATACTTGAATCAGGGGTAGTATAG
- the def gene encoding peptide deformylase, with protein MALRQIRFFDDEILRKKSKVVEVVDDKIRQILNDMADTMYNTENGGGLAAPQIGILMRLVVIDMGQGLIKLVNPKIINKEGTQEVIEGCLSIPNKWGKLIRPAKVTVQALNENGEEIILTATGDLAKCFCHEIDHLEGILFTDLVTEYIK; from the coding sequence ATGGCATTAAGACAAATTAGATTTTTTGATGATGAAATATTGAGAAAAAAGAGCAAAGTAGTTGAAGTGGTAGATGATAAAATAAGGCAAATACTAAATGATATGGCAGATACTATGTATAATACAGAAAATGGTGGAGGATTAGCAGCTCCACAAATAGGTATATTAATGCGATTAGTTGTAATAGATATGGGACAAGGACTTATAAAATTAGTTAATCCAAAGATAATTAATAAGGAGGGAACTCAAGAAGTTATAGAGGGATGTTTGAGTATTCCAAATAAATGGGGCAAGTTAATAAGACCTGCAAAAGTAACAGTACAAGCATTAAATGAAAATGGCGAGGAAATTATATTGACAGCTACAGGAGATTTAGCAAAATGTTTTTGCCATGAAATAGACCATTTAGAAGGTATCCTTTTTACTGATTTAGTTACTGAATATATAAAGTAA
- a CDS encoding helix-turn-helix transcriptional regulator yields MKNRLKEFRESFRLTQEQLGELVGVSRQAINSIETEKFEPSIWLAYDISKIFNCSIEDVFLFEESERKSRSQQSRGVV; encoded by the coding sequence ATGAAAAATAGATTAAAAGAGTTTCGTGAATCTTTCAGATTAACTCAAGAACAATTGGGAGAACTTGTCGGTGTATCAAGACAAGCAATTAACTCTATTGAAACAGAAAAGTTTGAACCGTCTATATGGTTGGCTTATGATATTTCTAAAATATTCAATTGTTCCATAGAGGATGTTTTTCTTTTTGAAGAAAGTGAAAGAAAATCGAGATCACAGCAAAGCAGAGGTGTAGTTTAA
- a CDS encoding alpha/beta fold hydrolase, producing MGYYVRVEPDVKIYVEDLNPEGHKTIVFLHGWPGSHKLFEYQFNELPQSGYRCIGIDQRGFGKSDKPWRGYDYNRLADDVRCVVETLKLQDFILAGHSTGGAISIRYMARYNGYGVSKLALFAAAAPSLIKRPNFPYGLDKETVIKIIEGTYTDRPKMLSDFGDIFFFQHITEPFSDWFLQLGLQAAGWSTAAIAKTWLREELFCDLGTINVPTLIIHGIHDKVVPFQLGEIQKQGIKNSKLMPFQYSGHGSFYDQRCKFNEELMKFIEE from the coding sequence ATGGGATACTATGTTAGAGTAGAGCCAGATGTAAAAATTTATGTAGAGGATCTTAATCCGGAGGGTCATAAGACAATAGTATTTTTACATGGTTGGCCTGGAAGCCATAAATTATTTGAATATCAGTTTAATGAGCTTCCTCAAAGTGGATACAGATGTATTGGAATAGACCAAAGAGGATTTGGTAAATCAGATAAGCCATGGAGAGGATATGACTACAATCGGTTAGCTGACGATGTTAGATGTGTAGTTGAAACACTCAAATTACAAGATTTTATACTGGCAGGTCACTCAACAGGTGGGGCAATTTCTATTAGATATATGGCTAGGTATAATGGATATGGGGTATCCAAACTTGCTCTTTTTGCAGCAGCAGCTCCTAGTCTTATCAAACGTCCTAATTTTCCTTATGGCTTAGACAAGGAAACTGTAATCAAAATTATTGAGGGAACATACACTGATCGCCCTAAAATGCTGAGTGATTTTGGTGATATATTTTTCTTTCAGCATATAACTGAGCCATTCTCTGATTGGTTCTTACAATTGGGATTACAAGCAGCAGGTTGGTCAACTGCTGCTATTGCAAAGACTTGGTTACGTGAAGAACTATTTTGTGATTTAGGAACAATAAATGTTCCAACATTAATTATTCATGGTATTCACGACAAAGTTGTTCCATTCCAACTAGGTGAAATACAAAAACAAGGTATTAAAAATTCGAAGCTTATGCCATTTCAATATAGTGGTCACGGATCATTCTATGACCAGCGATGCAAATTTAATGAAGAATTGATGAAGTTTATTGAAGAATAA